In one window of Solanum pennellii chromosome 2, SPENNV200 DNA:
- the LOC107011885 gene encoding nuclear pore complex protein NUP58, with protein MAFTFTSQAQQPSLFQTPGQQQASPFQTPGQQQSSPFQTPGQQQASPFQTPGQQQPSPFSQITPFSQPQQQQQQLQFQQQQQQLQQQQQLQLQQQQQQLLQQQQSSQQQQLYLFTNDKTPATYSTKWADLHPDSQKLLLQIEERILEYRDESQRLDQCSRLYDSSVSNDGFELDASRSIQELGGISTSMERQKAILQELMIVVKDMLRNTEVAVRSFMMLRPRFLHQSAPATASATAPSQASGATVAPTASGSAQSTPNAAIFDFYSGIPKKPSPFLQQTVARFEKYLVECRQWVEELEQLMALDSDRNSMNSNSSLLQSLPNVMSNVHGFFVHVAAKVESIHQYIESMKTAYLADQRRRGDGSDPFLEADRRETAKQEAAAKRVHPTLHLPTISQPSTQVAGLISSSAAPGVSVTPQTSSAVSSASAGSGSSLFATPSVAASSSSLFTTPTMSAPVSSLFGTSGASPQSSLFGSLSTSTPAFSTPLFGSTPASGVSSFATPFASGATLASGASFGTQSKTRAKSRTGRR; from the exons ATGGCGTTCACTTTCACTTCACAGGCACAACAGCCGTCGCTATTCCAAACTCCGGGACAGCAACAGGCGTCTCCATTCCAAACTCCCGGGCAGCAGCAATCATCTCCATTCCAAACGCCAGGCCAGCAGCAAGCATCACCATTCCAAACTCCCGGCCAGCAACAGCCGTCGCCATTCTCTCAGATCACTCCCTTTTCGCAAccacaacagcaacaacaacaacttcaatttcagcagcaacaacaacagcttcagcaacagcaacaactgcaattgcagcaacaacaacagcaactgCTGCAGCAACAGCAGTCATCACAGCAGCAACAATTGTACCTTTTCACCAACGATAAGACTCCTGCCACCTATAGTACCAAATGGGCAGACCTCCACCCGGACTCGCAGAAGCTTCTGTTGCAAATTGA GGAGAGGATACTGGAATACAGGGATGAAAGCCAAAGGCTTGACCAGTGTAGCCGACTTTATGATTCATCAGTGTCAAATGATGGTTTTGAGTTGGATGCAAGCCGCAGCATTCAG GAACTTGGTGGAATTAGTACATCAATGGAAAGACAAAAGGCTATCTTGCAAGAGCTAATGATTGTTGTTAAAGATATGCTGCGCAATACAGAGGTTGCGGTGCGCTCTTTTATGATGTTACGCCCAagatttcttcatcaaagtgcACCTGCTACTGCAAGCGCTACTGCTCCATCACAGGCATCAGGTGCAACTGTAGCTCCAACAGCATCTGGTTCAGCTCAGTCTACCCCCAATGcggcaatttttgatttttacaGTGGGATACCAAAAAAGCCCTCTCCCTTTTTGCAGCAAACCGTAGCAAGATTTGAGAAATATCTTGTAGAATGccgacaatgggttgaagaatTGGAGCAGTTGATGGCCTTAGATTCTGACAGGAATTCTATGAACTCCAATTCATCTCTGTTGCAGTCTCTTCCAAATGTCATGTCGAATGTACATGGCTTTTTTGTTCATGTTGCTGCAAAG GTAGAGAGTAttcatcagtacattgaatcaATGAAAACAGCATACCTGGCTGATCAGCGGCGTCGAGGGGATGGGAGCGATCCTTTTCTTGAGGCTGATCGGCGGGAAACAGCTAAACAAGAGGCAGCTGCGAAAAGGGTACATCCAACATTGCATTTGCCCACAATTTCACAACCATCAACTCAAGTAGCAGGATTAATTTCCAGCTCAGCAGCACCTGGGGTATCCGTTACACCACAAACGTCATCTGCAGTTTCTTCTGCCTCAGCAGGAAGTGGATCCTCACTCTTTGCTACCCCATCCGTTGCTGCTTCATCTTCTTCCCTGTTCACTACTCCAACAATGTCAGCTCCAGTCTCCTCTTTGTTCGGAACATCTGGTGCTTCCCCCCAAAGTTCACTCTTTGGGTCCTTGTCCACTTCAACTCCAGCCTTTAGTACTCCATTATTTGGTTCTACCCCAGCTTCTGGAGTTTCATCTTTTGCAACACCTTTTGCTTCAG GGGCTACACTAGCATCAGGGGCAAGCTTTGGGACTCAATCT AAGACTAGAGCAAAAAGTCGTACAGGCAGACGCTAG